gtaAGACAGGAGTTCTTGAATGCTACTTGATATTTGGATTTGCACGCAGCAGTTCAACGAGAGGAAAAAGCAGGGTATGTTTAAAATCCAACACACAGGGTGTCTCTCGTTCAGCTACGACAAACGTGCCAGAATGTATAAAGAAATGACAAGCTGTGTGCTCAGAAGTACTATtgagctgctttttttctttttttttttaaacataaactgatctcttgttgtttttgcaagTGAATATGTCTTTAttggtttctttgtttgtttttcttgtgttctaTTATTGCATAATTACTATATTTCATCCTGGCCCGAGATAACTGCGAGGAAATCAGAGGCACCCTTGCTtccaagagagagggagagaaataaaaataataatgataatatgggtttacatggaaaaaaagaggatgaCTGGAGAACACAGGAATGATTTTAAGAATTCAGAGAGTACAGACGTACttggaatatttcatttgtgtggGAGTAGGTGAAAGGATTTTTGTCAGTATTTGAAATAAACTTTTACATGAATAACACATCCTTGCTGCTGCAGTTGTTGTTTCATCATATCAGTGATTATTGTGTCCTAACTGAGGACCAAATGTGTTCGTTGGTGATTACATGTAATATGTAATCCAGGTAGTACATGTTATTTACCACTAGGGAGCAGCagaggtgtatatatatagcaatGTGCAACTATTGTAGTAGGAAATGGGTTGAATATTTGTTGTTCCCTCCTAATAAAgtgcttttttaaaatccaGATTACTCTTAAAACCCATTTGGGTATTTTTTACGGAGATGCAattattgaacatttaaaataaaatcaacctTTTCGTATTAGGAAATAGGGCTGcattattttcatgatcgattaatctgtcgattattcgAGTAatctttttgtccataaaatgtcagaaaatgttgaaaaatatttatCAGTGggtctcaaacctggaaatgatgatgtttgcaaatgtcttgttttgtccacaaaccaaaatgactcagtttgaatgatttctttgttttatggagcaacgaaaccagaaaatattcacatttaaagaagctgaaaaatcagagaaattggtttaaatcctttaaaaatcactcaaacagaTTAATCCACTATCTAaattgacgattaatttagtaatcgattaatcgagtaattgtttcagtctTATTAGGAATGTGTTATTGGGTTAGAACAGTATCTACACACACTGAAGTGCACACATATGCACTATTGACAATTGTTaactttgaaaatgttaaaagtctcataaagtcattttaaaatttTACAAATTACTCTAATAAACCACTTGGGTagtttttaaaaagataaagattattgaaaatatttaatACATCCAACGTTTTCGTATCAGGAATTTGTTTACTTTGAATATGTTTAAATTTGTGTTACGAtgttatttgacaaaaaggGATTTTGGGCGAGTGACGTAACAAAGCACACTTATTCACAATGGCATAATTGTGTCctttgaaaatgtttacattgttgttATGTTTTCAGTTATTTGACAAAAAGACGATGTGGGCGGGGCGAGCGAGGTTGTGATACGTCACTGCGTAGTATAAAGCATGCCGACTGCCGTTGGTTCGCAGTGTGGGAGTAGCATTGGTGGATATGTAAACGGTATCTCAACACTTGCTAGCTTCAAAAATCTACTACCTGAAATTCaacgaaaacaacaacaacaaatagaaTAAGCAGAAACTTCCACACTCACCGGCAGACATGAACATCATTCCAGCAACGAAACGGACCTTCAAGGTTACAACCGGAGTCATGGGCTACTTAATCCTTCCTCAAAATGGAGGCGCAGAGAGAGCGATGGACTACCAAGGAAATGCCTCCTCTCACGTAGCCGTCACCTCTTCCATGGACAATCACCACGGAAATGTTGGCTCCAGCGTTGATAACGCAAAGCGGCCGAAGAACCTGCAAGTCAACACGGCGAACGGGTTCCCGGCCAAGGCCCGCCTGGAGGACAGCGATGTCGATGTCGGTGGCTCTTTGCCGTGCACCCCGGAGCTGCATCCGGACACCGAGCTCCACGTTCCCAGCTGCACAGCAAGCGACCACGTACTGGACACTGACACCAGGCAACTGATCACGCAATTCTTCAGAGACTTTACCTTAATGTCTGCACCTCGGTGGAAGGAAAGTAAAGCGCTAACAACGATGAAGAGAGTCGTGGACGGCGTTTTGGAGAAACACCGATATGCATATAATGGTAAGTTGCTATCTAGCGTAGCTTGTTAGCGCTAGCCAACGGCTGTATCAACGCCATTAAATCCACACAGCAgaatccatgtttttttaaagcagcagaTGGGACTTTACCGTCTTTCTCAACCAGTAACCATACAAATTATTGCGtttacatagttttttttttttgaaatagcGTCATGGTAAAATGAAATGCTAACTGCAAACTTAACGTTGAAGGCTAATTAAGTTAAACCGAAGCTTTTGAGTTTAACCGTTAGCCTTTAGCATTAGCCGTCAACGTTAAGTTTGCCGTTAGCATTTCATTTTACCATGGGTTTTTCCACAAAAAGCGACATTGAAATTTAGATATAAAGGGCAACCTGCTATTAAAACAGCACTAGGAATATTTAAGTTAGGAACATTTGctacatgttcatgttttatataATTCAATGTTTTCGATTGTGTTCTAGTTTTTCATCAAATGAATCCcaaaaatccttcattttatatttaatattattgaatgaattgttgttgttttttctattCATAACCTATAAAGTCATTCTGATTACCATGTATCATTTAAGTatgatgtgttttaaatagttgatattgatatttgtgttttctttacacATTTCTGACCAAAGCCtattttatcccccccccccccccccccaggcaTGATCAACAAACTGTCATTAGACAACGTTGGGGACGATGTGTCTTTTGTCAGTTCTGTAGCCAAGAGCCTCTTCGGAGATGGCACCACAAACTGGGGTCGTATCACCAGCCTGGTGGCTTTCGGGGCTGTGGTTTGTCAGCACTTGAAGGAGAGAGGACAACAGAACTCAGCTGAGCTGGTGGGGCAGGAAATCTCATCGTACCTGCTATGTCACCAGAGAGACTGGCTACTGAAAAACAATTCCTGGGTGAGTTAATATGACTAATGTCTGAGTGACAGGGTGCAGCAGGAAAAAGAAGTTGCATAACTGCTTTCATTGTGCAATGAAATGGACATGTCTGGTGAAGTCTACTCTGTTTTCGTGTATGTCCTTCCtaagtttctttttgtttcttcctAATTTTTCCAGGATGGCTTTGTAGAGTTCTTTCGAGTAGAAGATCCAGAGTCAACATTGAGGAATGCTCTCCTTGGCATTTGTGGAGTTGCTGGAATTGGGGCAACACTGGCCTTTTTAACAAGGTGAATTTGGACACTTTTTGACAAATGCTGGATGCTTCTTATCACAACCCTTTGTTCCTTTGGTTTGGACTAAAGAAGATGGAAATGAAAGCTTGACTTGAGCTTGATTTTTAAGATGGTCACATGTGTTGTgacttgtcttgtgttttctgggttcccttccacccacacccTTTAAAATACATACACCTTTTCTTGTTGACATCAAAGGACTGGACTGTCAGTAGTCAACTTGGAAACAATTAGGTTTTATCTAATTTACaaagaattttatttttttaataaatgtacaCAAATTTATGCAAATGGTAATGGGAAGTCACTTGCCTTTTTttcttgattcttttttttctttgattgtgtttacattttctcaacTATGTAATTCCCTGGCAGTGGGGTGTTATGGCCAGGCAAAAGCAGGATGGGaagaaatgttaattttttttttccaagtcaaACAGCCGTGATGCCCATTTCCATAGAGCCCATTCATATCCCCTGGATCATTTGTATGGATGCCTCAAGCACAAGCAGGGAGGGGGATTTGCATGAAGTGTAGCTCTGTTTCCTTGTTAGGAAAATGTTTCATCTGCACCAGGACCACATTCTGGACTATTGGCTGTACTACAGCCTGGAAAATGTGAGTCTGTTGGACGAAACAAACAAGGACTGTGAGGTGGAATGCTGCAGATTGGGCTGTTCGACTGCACCAAAGCTGACAGAAAGCAGTCATTGTAAATAGTTTCAGATCCAGAATGTAAGCTAACGCATCTGTACAGGTTGActtaataaaaaagacaaatataattCACATGATTTGAcctttttgatatttttttttttttttttttttttgttagggattgtttttcttgtttatatTTGATAAGATAATGGTTCAATTTAACCTGGTGCTCTTGTGCTGAAATAAATCACCCTGCACTAAACTTAACTTCACACCTCCTCACTTGGATGTTTATTCACACCACAACCCAAGAGCAAGCAATAGGTGTCGTTTCCTAGAAATTTGATGCTGCGGTGATGGTCCCCAGCTTAGCGTCGCGCTTTCAGCTGCATCCGCTGGTTGCAGTGCGAGTCTGAAAATATGCCAAGTTCTAGTGCACAGCAATACACCAGCATCAGTAACGTTGTGAAACTAGGGTAAAAAGCAGTTCATGGCGTCCTGAGTTGCAGTTGGTACTTCCTGGATTGCTTAATATTTCTTCTTGCTGCATAGAAACTGATGACTTAATCAGATAATAGCTGGTTCGTTTTTGTAACTGTTTACATTTGGTGTTAACAGATTCAAGAGGGAACTTGAGTCATTTTGTTTTAGCAATAAACATGTTTGGTATGGATTTAGTAGGATAACAGCTCCACCCAGAGCTAGGCTTTTCTATTAAATATAAGTATTGTAATAACTTATTTCACTTCCAGCCACTAGGAACCAATATCACTCTTGGAGTCCATATCAATCCTTAGGCAGGGGAATCCTTGGTGATGATTTGTGGCTGCGCCCTTGTTTGTGCAGATCCTCCAGTTGTCTTGGGTAACGGGCCAAACACAACCCGCATCAAGGTCTTGGGAGGAAATGGGGCTGAGCCTCTCCATGGTGATGATCCACAGCAGACCTCCGCAGGTCCTCTCCTGCGGCCAACTCTGTGAGTCACCACCTTGGTTACCCCTGCACACTTCAGTGTGAATAACAGACATCCACACAATGGGGACTTTGGCAGTTTCATAGAGCAGTTTCCACCATACACTAGAGGATGGTGAGAAAACACAATGCTAGTGTCTTGGGGCTGAGTTTCTGAACCACCTTGATGGTAGTAACTGGTTAATTAGTGTTTGCATGTATTTTCGCTTTTATCTGACttactaatttttttttttacttaaattacA
The sequence above is a segment of the Solea solea chromosome 13, fSolSol10.1, whole genome shotgun sequence genome. Coding sequences within it:
- the mcl1b gene encoding induced myeloid leukemia cell differentiation protein Mcl-1b, with translation MNIIPATKRTFKVTTGVMGYLILPQNGGAERAMDYQGNASSHVAVTSSMDNHHGNVGSSVDNAKRPKNLQVNTANGFPAKARLEDSDVDVGGSLPCTPELHPDTELHVPSCTASDHVLDTDTRQLITQFFRDFTLMSAPRWKESKALTTMKRVVDGVLEKHRYAYNGMINKLSLDNVGDDVSFVSSVAKSLFGDGTTNWGRITSLVAFGAVVCQHLKERGQQNSAELVGQEISSYLLCHQRDWLLKNNSWDGFVEFFRVEDPESTLRNALLGICGVAGIGATLAFLTR